In one Bryobacteraceae bacterium genomic region, the following are encoded:
- a CDS encoding cbb3-type cytochrome c oxidase subunit II, which produces MLRKADDNAMFAVVAALGFFFIGGILTTIVPPMVDKTWAQPFENSDPSKGPTGKLTPYTEVELKGRAIYVREGCWYCHTQQTRTLLADTKRSGWRGVDSPVSTPDEFVYDDPHMFGTKRTGPDLSRVGGKYDAQWHRTHFRNPRDLVQGSIMPPFPWIADNEEEFQAMLAYLQKLGRAKNWRPDNDYEQ; this is translated from the coding sequence ATGCTGCGAAAAGCTGACGACAACGCGATGTTCGCCGTGGTGGCGGCCCTCGGATTCTTCTTCATCGGCGGCATCCTCACCACCATCGTCCCCCCGATGGTCGACAAGACATGGGCCCAGCCGTTCGAAAATAGTGACCCTTCGAAGGGCCCCACCGGTAAGCTTACCCCGTACACTGAAGTGGAGCTGAAAGGACGCGCGATCTACGTCCGTGAAGGCTGTTGGTACTGCCACACGCAGCAGACGCGCACTCTGCTCGCCGACACCAAACGCTCCGGCTGGCGCGGCGTCGATTCGCCGGTCTCGACGCCCGACGAGTTCGTCTACGACGACCCCCACATGTTCGGCACCAAGCGCACCGGCCCGGACCTGTCGCGCGTCGGCGGCAAGTACGACGCCCAATGGCACCGCACCCACTTCCGCAACCCCCGGGACCTGGTGCAGGGATCCATCATGCCGCCCTTCCCCTGGATCGCCGACAACGAGGAGGAGTTCCAGGCGATGCTCGCCTATCTCCAGAAGCTGGGCCGCGCGAAGAACTGGCGCCCCGACAACGACTACGAGCAATAG